A single window of Phycisphaerales bacterium DNA harbors:
- a CDS encoding PQQ-dependent sugar dehydrogenase encodes MRSLFALALTLVAPAALADFNFATFPNANGLSLVGAASINGGATLRLNAAAANSVGAAWHTTPQAVADGFTTTFNFRIHTLAGGGADGFAFVIQNSAVNAVGLGGCRIGYHDMPNSVVVEFDTFQSGTCDAGTVNDPNGNHVSIHTRGQQPNSAEEAASIGINTTLGSLSNGSVQTCKVTYVPGVGGGNGVMSVFVGDMTTPKITASINLATTLALNQGRAWVGFTGATGGSTEIHDIQAWSFTEGAPAQPNNPRTPIITEPTFDGRVVNPADVHMETDVFFSPIGATHRCTDWEIWTVTPSEVVWRAACLTGVERLHTHIGDGVFLNSHAGRAEFLPSTNYTLRVRHRDDTSSATEYSAWAQRPFSTGTITSNLPMSIEDVTLPPRWTIASTGAPVELPNASTPPRLRLESGHGDLLVELAASAGGHVITNPAALTEHVEVRAHFIAGSSPLSLPATNLAVVNEHCTTKTIYLPAVNLAANQHAYYWASAAGNTYTGTAAQDHADFTTLARGSEMPFLATEHGYAVEKFATGFQLPVNIAFVPNPGPNPTDVFCYVTELYGTIKMVTRDGTLSDYRTGLINFNPTGAFPGSGEQGLAGICVDPTNGDVYATVLMDDGTGNHYPRVIRLQSNDGGRTAATVTTILNMPADPQGQSHQISNISFGPDGMLYVHNGDGFVASTAQDLTRFRGKILRMTKAGAAPTDNPFYNATDGISARDYVWSYGVRNPFGGAWRLADNLHVIIENGPTVDRLAKMVRGRNFAYTGSDASMANFAIYNWNPSRGPVNGVFIQNEVFNASGFPADKHGKLFVTESGPTYATGPQVLGKRIVEFGVSAGANETDQGSLTSGPGTVLEYAGAGKGSIVGLAAGPNGLYFTDLYKDLGAASPIERGASLYRLYYAGETGVCCSSDFNGDGDYGTDQDIEAFFACLGGTCCATCQGADFNHDGDIGTDQDIESFFRVLGGGSC; translated from the coding sequence ATGCGTTCTCTCTTCGCTCTGGCCCTGACCCTCGTCGCCCCTGCCGCCCTCGCCGACTTCAACTTCGCAACGTTCCCCAACGCCAACGGGCTCTCCCTCGTCGGCGCGGCCTCCATCAACGGCGGCGCCACACTCCGACTTAACGCCGCCGCGGCAAACAGCGTTGGCGCGGCCTGGCACACCACCCCGCAAGCGGTCGCGGACGGATTCACCACCACTTTCAACTTCCGTATCCACACGCTCGCCGGGGGCGGTGCGGACGGGTTCGCGTTCGTCATCCAGAACTCCGCCGTTAACGCCGTCGGCCTTGGCGGCTGCCGCATCGGCTACCACGACATGCCCAACAGCGTGGTGGTCGAGTTCGATACGTTCCAGAGCGGCACGTGCGACGCCGGCACCGTGAACGACCCCAACGGCAACCACGTGAGCATCCACACCCGCGGACAGCAGCCCAACTCCGCCGAGGAGGCCGCGTCCATCGGCATCAACACCACGCTGGGCAGCCTCTCCAACGGCTCCGTGCAGACGTGCAAGGTCACCTACGTGCCCGGGGTGGGCGGCGGCAACGGCGTCATGTCCGTTTTCGTCGGCGACATGACCACGCCCAAGATCACGGCCTCCATCAACCTCGCCACGACCCTCGCGCTCAACCAGGGCAGGGCCTGGGTTGGATTCACCGGCGCCACGGGAGGCTCGACCGAAATCCACGACATCCAGGCGTGGTCCTTCACCGAGGGCGCCCCCGCCCAGCCCAACAACCCGCGCACGCCGATCATCACCGAGCCCACTTTCGACGGACGCGTGGTCAACCCAGCCGACGTGCACATGGAAACCGACGTCTTCTTCTCCCCCATCGGCGCCACCCACCGCTGCACCGACTGGGAGATCTGGACCGTGACCCCCTCGGAGGTCGTCTGGCGGGCCGCGTGCCTGACCGGCGTTGAACGCCTGCACACGCACATCGGCGACGGCGTGTTCCTCAACTCCCACGCGGGGCGGGCCGAGTTCCTCCCCAGCACCAACTACACGCTCCGCGTCCGCCACCGTGACGACACCAGCTCCGCCACCGAGTACAGCGCCTGGGCGCAGCGGCCCTTCTCGACTGGCACGATCACGTCCAACCTGCCGATGTCGATCGAGGACGTCACCCTGCCGCCGCGCTGGACCATCGCCAGTACCGGGGCTCCGGTGGAACTACCCAACGCGTCTACGCCTCCGCGCCTGCGGCTCGAGTCCGGCCATGGCGACCTGCTCGTCGAGCTCGCGGCTTCCGCGGGTGGGCACGTGATCACAAACCCGGCCGCCCTCACCGAGCACGTCGAGGTCCGCGCCCACTTCATCGCCGGCTCGTCCCCGCTCTCGCTCCCCGCCACCAACCTCGCCGTCGTTAACGAGCACTGCACCACCAAGACCATCTACCTGCCTGCGGTCAACCTCGCCGCTAACCAGCACGCGTACTACTGGGCCTCCGCCGCGGGCAACACCTACACCGGCACCGCCGCCCAGGACCACGCCGACTTCACCACCCTTGCCCGCGGCTCGGAGATGCCCTTCCTCGCCACCGAGCACGGCTATGCCGTCGAGAAGTTCGCCACCGGGTTCCAGCTCCCGGTCAACATTGCGTTCGTGCCCAACCCCGGCCCCAACCCCACCGACGTCTTCTGCTACGTGACCGAGCTCTACGGCACCATCAAGATGGTCACGCGTGACGGCACGCTCAGCGATTACCGCACCGGCCTCATCAACTTCAATCCCACCGGTGCCTTCCCGGGCAGCGGCGAGCAGGGCCTCGCGGGCATCTGCGTGGACCCGACCAATGGCGACGTCTATGCCACCGTTCTCATGGACGACGGAACCGGCAACCACTACCCGCGCGTCATCCGCCTCCAGAGCAACGATGGCGGCCGCACCGCCGCAACTGTCACCACGATTCTCAACATGCCCGCGGACCCGCAGGGCCAGAGCCACCAGATCTCCAACATCTCCTTCGGCCCCGACGGCATGCTCTACGTCCACAACGGCGACGGCTTCGTGGCGTCCACCGCCCAGGACCTCACCCGCTTCCGCGGCAAGATCCTCCGCATGACCAAGGCGGGCGCCGCCCCCACCGACAACCCCTTCTACAACGCGACCGACGGTATCTCCGCTCGCGACTACGTCTGGTCCTACGGCGTGCGCAACCCCTTCGGCGGCGCGTGGCGCCTCGCCGACAACCTGCACGTCATCATCGAGAACGGCCCGACCGTTGACCGCCTTGCGAAGATGGTCCGCGGCCGGAACTTCGCGTACACCGGCTCCGACGCCAGCATGGCCAATTTTGCGATCTACAACTGGAACCCCTCCCGCGGCCCCGTGAACGGCGTCTTCATTCAGAACGAGGTCTTCAACGCCAGCGGCTTCCCCGCCGACAAGCACGGCAAGCTCTTCGTCACCGAGTCCGGCCCCACCTACGCCACCGGGCCGCAGGTGCTCGGCAAGCGGATCGTCGAGTTCGGCGTGAGCGCGGGCGCCAACGAGACCGACCAGGGCTCCCTCACCTCCGGCCCCGGCACCGTGCTCGAGTACGCCGGCGCCGGCAAGGGTTCGATCGTGGGCCTCGCCGCGGGCCCCAACGGCCTCTACTTCACCGACCTCTACAAGGACTTGGGGGCCGCGTCACCCATCGAGCGCGGGGCGAGCCTCTACCGCCTCTACTACGCGGGCGAGACCGGCGTCTGCTGCTCGTCGGACTTCAACGGCGACGGCGACTACGGCACCGACCAGGACATCGAGGCGTTCTTCGCCTGCCTCGGCGGCACCTGCTGCGCGACGTGCCAGGGCGCCGACTTCAACCACGACGGCGACATCGGCACCGACCAGGACATCGAGTCGTTCTTCCGCGTGCTCGGCGGCGGCAGCTGCTGA
- a CDS encoding AAA family ATPase — MRTIAIINQKGGCGKTTTAINLAAGLARQGRRTLLIDMDPQSHCAAGLGIPEQRIEMDIGDAMLAVGQRPIDPTKLLWRAGRNLDLAPSRMRLAGLEAPRGGLADLVDKDKRLANVLTHLKGDYDVCCIDCPPSIGLLTYNALAAADTVLIPVETSFFSLQGANRQLQTVKTIARRLGVSLPVWVLPTIHDNSNAVAIDLLEELYKRFKEKSLPLVIRRDAKLREAASFGQSILDYSPESAGAEDYLKLAQWVAENLKPRGSTVVDLDDDITADETPAPAPVAAAPTIPSVPTSPEVKPISRAEDVARRAQEFLRRVALGKNPGTPAPETTPTSFAPVTPAPTLPTPTVPSGPTVDNASGGVATLIQPPATTVQATPQPRSTVLKLIETPATKPAPVSPSTHRLLGVRETNQGVLFVQPLTLGDSVSIAASFNNWNPTSHVLKANPELGVWELCVKLPPGKHTYRLVIDGQWCTDPYNDTCEPNPFGETNSAFTVGAPAHI; from the coding sequence ATGCGCACCATCGCGATCATCAACCAGAAGGGCGGCTGCGGGAAGACCACCACGGCCATCAACCTCGCCGCCGGTCTCGCCCGCCAGGGCCGCCGCACCCTCCTCATCGACATGGACCCCCAGTCCCACTGCGCCGCCGGCCTCGGCATCCCCGAGCAGCGCATCGAGATGGACATCGGCGACGCCATGCTCGCCGTCGGCCAGCGCCCCATCGACCCCACCAAGCTCCTCTGGAGGGCCGGCCGCAACCTTGACCTCGCCCCCTCTCGCATGCGCCTGGCCGGCCTCGAGGCGCCCCGGGGCGGCCTCGCTGACCTTGTGGACAAGGACAAGCGCCTCGCCAACGTGCTCACGCACCTCAAGGGCGACTACGACGTCTGCTGCATCGACTGCCCGCCCTCGATCGGTCTGCTCACGTACAACGCCCTCGCCGCGGCCGACACCGTCCTCATCCCCGTTGAAACCTCCTTCTTCTCACTCCAGGGCGCCAACCGCCAGCTCCAGACCGTCAAGACCATCGCCCGCCGCCTGGGTGTCTCGCTCCCAGTGTGGGTGCTGCCGACGATCCACGACAATTCCAACGCCGTCGCCATCGACCTCCTCGAGGAGCTCTACAAGCGCTTCAAGGAGAAGAGCTTGCCGCTGGTGATCCGGCGCGACGCCAAGCTCCGCGAAGCCGCGAGCTTTGGCCAGTCCATCCTCGACTACTCCCCCGAGTCCGCCGGCGCCGAGGACTACCTCAAGCTCGCTCAGTGGGTCGCCGAGAACCTCAAGCCCCGCGGCAGCACGGTTGTCGACCTTGACGATGACATCACCGCCGACGAGACACCCGCGCCCGCACCGGTCGCCGCGGCCCCGACTATTCCAAGCGTTCCCACCTCCCCCGAGGTCAAGCCGATCTCCCGCGCCGAAGATGTCGCTCGGCGCGCGCAAGAGTTCCTCCGGCGCGTCGCCCTGGGCAAGAACCCCGGCACACCCGCACCCGAGACCACCCCCACCAGCTTCGCCCCCGTGACCCCCGCCCCCACCCTGCCGACCCCCACAGTCCCCTCCGGCCCGACGGTCGACAACGCGAGCGGCGGCGTGGCCACGCTGATCCAGCCGCCGGCCACCACGGTTCAAGCCACCCCCCAGCCCCGCTCCACCGTCCTCAAGCTGATCGAGACCCCCGCGACCAAGCCCGCCCCCGTCTCCCCCAGCACCCACCGCCTCCTCGGCGTGCGCGAGACCAACCAGGGCGTGCTCTTCGTCCAGCCCCTCACGCTGGGCGACAGCGTCTCCATCGCCGCCAGCTTCAACAACTGGAACCCCACCAGCCACGTGCTGAAGGCCAATCCTGAGCTGGGCGTGTGGGAGCTCTGCGTCAAGCTGCCCCCCGGCAAACACACCTACCGCCTCGTCATCGATGGCCAGTGGTGCACCGACCCCTACAACGACACCTGCGAGCCCAACCCCTTCGGCGAGACCAACTCGGCCTTCACCGTCGGCGCCCCGGCCCACATCTGA
- the ispF gene encoding 2-C-methyl-D-erythritol 2,4-cyclodiphosphate synthase, whose protein sequence is MTPSRTTTDQVNVQPACRIGHGYDLHRLEVLAPQGAGRPFILGGVRLEHTHGPVAHSDGDALYHAVTDAVLGALGLPDIGQLFPDTDPRHESQDSRVFIEEAARLARERGYVVSNLDVTVILERPKLSPVKERVRGNVAAALAVGVERVNIKGKTHEKVDAVGEGRAIEVHAVVLLARE, encoded by the coding sequence GTGACACCCTCCCGTACGACGACAGACCAGGTGAACGTTCAGCCCGCGTGCCGCATTGGGCACGGGTATGACCTGCACCGTCTGGAAGTGCTTGCACCGCAAGGGGCTGGGCGACCGTTCATCCTCGGGGGGGTGCGGCTGGAGCACACGCACGGGCCGGTGGCGCACTCGGACGGCGATGCGCTCTACCACGCGGTGACGGACGCGGTGCTGGGGGCGCTGGGGCTGCCGGACATCGGCCAGCTGTTCCCCGATACCGACCCGCGGCACGAGTCGCAGGACTCCCGGGTGTTCATCGAGGAGGCCGCGCGGCTGGCGCGCGAGCGCGGGTACGTCGTGTCGAACCTGGACGTGACGGTGATCCTGGAGCGGCCGAAGCTGAGCCCGGTGAAGGAGCGGGTGCGGGGGAATGTGGCTGCCGCGCTGGCGGTGGGGGTGGAGCGGGTGAACATCAAGGGCAAGACGCACGAGAAGGTCGATGCGGTGGGGGAGGGGCGCGCGATCGAGGTGCACGCGGTGGTGCTGCTGGCTCGCGAATAA
- a CDS encoding nitrilase-related carbon-nitrogen hydrolase, giving the protein MGSPSDSNQAVTSARRAHLVQLDIAWEDPAENHERVRQLLDRAEVSPGDLVLLPEMFATGFSFNIQQTNDRTGQTLALLAEIAAEFQCFVQGGRTVAACHQVACGASNVMTVVSPSGKIVCEYTKIHPFSIGGEHETFAPGREVVVWDWAFGGTSLKVAPAICYDLRFPELFRTATLRQGAEVFALGACWPVSRQHHWRALAIARAIEDQAYMLAVNRTGRDPRLEYAGGSIAVSSKGEILGELGPEPGVLSVEVDAREVRRWREKFPALGDARLFPTAPRAENSDRAPPALRADAPSLASLGKLGTLEGPWGHGLFPIPS; this is encoded by the coding sequence ATGGGCAGTCCTTCCGATTCGAATCAGGCCGTCACTTCGGCCCGCCGGGCGCACCTGGTCCAGCTGGACATCGCCTGGGAAGACCCCGCCGAGAACCACGAGCGGGTGCGGCAGCTGCTCGACCGGGCTGAGGTGTCGCCGGGCGACCTCGTCCTCCTCCCAGAGATGTTCGCGACCGGCTTCTCCTTCAACATCCAGCAGACGAACGACAGGACGGGGCAGACGCTTGCGTTGTTAGCGGAAATCGCCGCTGAGTTTCAGTGCTTCGTGCAGGGCGGGCGCACCGTGGCCGCGTGCCATCAGGTGGCGTGCGGGGCGAGCAACGTCATGACCGTTGTTTCCCCCTCGGGCAAGATTGTCTGCGAGTACACGAAGATTCACCCCTTCTCGATCGGCGGCGAGCACGAGACCTTCGCGCCCGGTCGCGAGGTGGTCGTGTGGGATTGGGCTTTCGGAGGGACGAGCCTCAAGGTCGCCCCCGCGATCTGCTACGACCTCCGCTTCCCCGAGCTCTTCCGCACCGCCACCCTCAGGCAGGGCGCCGAGGTCTTCGCTCTGGGCGCCTGCTGGCCGGTCTCGCGCCAGCACCACTGGCGCGCCCTCGCCATCGCCCGCGCTATTGAGGACCAGGCGTACATGCTGGCCGTGAACCGCACGGGGCGCGACCCCAGGCTCGAATACGCCGGCGGCTCCATCGCCGTTTCATCCAAGGGGGAGATCCTCGGAGAGCTCGGCCCCGAGCCGGGCGTGCTCTCGGTCGAGGTAGACGCCAGGGAGGTCCGCCGCTGGCGCGAGAAGTTCCCGGCCTTGGGGGATGCCCGCCTGTTCCCGACCGCCCCTAGGGCCGAGAACTCGGACAGAGCGCCTCCGGCGCTCCGCGCTGACGCACCCTCCCTCGCATCCCTTGGAAAACTCGGTACGCTGGAAGGGCCGTGGGGGCACGGCCTTTTCCCAATTCCGTCCTGA
- a CDS encoding saccharopine dehydrogenase C-terminal domain-containing protein: MEKVLVLGAGMVGSVMAADLCRDFEVTVADVSERNLEAARARCGARLKTVREDLSSAAAITRLASQHDLVCGALASHLGYGALGAVIDAGRPYCDISFMAEDFGELSAKARAKGVTAVVDCGVAPGMSHILSAYGAAQLDRCEEIEIYVGGLPRERRWPYEYKAAFAPADVIEEYTRPARLVEHGRVVTREALSEPELMDFAGVGTLEAFNTDGLRSLTTSLKVPFMKEKTLRYPGHIELMRVMRETGLFSKEPVKVKGVSVRPLDVTSALLFPKWTYGPGEEDLTVMRVTASGERGGKPARVTYDLLDFYDKASQATSMARTTAFPCTIVARMLLSGRVGEKGVLAPEMIAGVPGLVEDLLRELKARDVSYTCSQSAH, from the coding sequence ATGGAAAAAGTGCTTGTGCTCGGTGCGGGGATGGTGGGGTCGGTCATGGCCGCGGACTTGTGCCGTGACTTTGAGGTGACGGTCGCGGATGTAAGCGAGCGGAACCTGGAAGCCGCCAGGGCGCGGTGCGGGGCGCGGCTGAAGACGGTGCGCGAGGACCTGTCCAGTGCCGCGGCCATCACGCGACTGGCTTCGCAGCACGACCTGGTGTGCGGGGCCCTGGCGAGCCACCTTGGGTACGGCGCGCTGGGGGCGGTGATCGACGCGGGGCGGCCCTACTGCGACATCTCGTTCATGGCGGAGGACTTTGGGGAGCTGTCGGCGAAGGCCAGGGCGAAGGGTGTGACGGCGGTGGTCGATTGCGGCGTGGCGCCCGGGATGAGCCACATCCTCTCGGCGTACGGGGCGGCGCAGCTAGACCGGTGCGAGGAGATTGAGATCTACGTGGGCGGGCTGCCGCGGGAGCGGAGGTGGCCGTACGAGTACAAGGCGGCGTTCGCGCCCGCGGACGTGATCGAGGAGTACACGCGCCCGGCGCGGCTGGTGGAGCACGGGCGGGTGGTGACGCGGGAGGCCCTGAGCGAGCCGGAGCTGATGGACTTCGCGGGGGTGGGGACGCTGGAGGCGTTCAACACCGACGGGCTGCGGAGCCTCACGACGTCGCTGAAGGTGCCGTTCATGAAGGAGAAGACGCTGCGCTACCCCGGGCACATCGAGCTGATGCGGGTGATGCGGGAGACGGGGCTGTTCAGCAAGGAGCCGGTGAAAGTGAAGGGCGTGAGCGTGCGGCCGCTGGATGTGACGAGTGCGCTGCTGTTCCCCAAGTGGACGTACGGGCCGGGCGAGGAGGATCTGACGGTGATGCGGGTGACTGCGTCGGGCGAGCGGGGCGGGAAGCCGGCGCGGGTGACGTACGACCTGCTGGACTTCTACGACAAGGCTTCTCAGGCGACGAGCATGGCGCGGACGACGGCGTTCCCGTGCACAATCGTGGCGCGGATGCTGCTTTCAGGGCGGGTCGGCGAGAAGGGCGTGCTGGCGCCGGAGATGATCGCGGGCGTGCCGGGGCTGGTGGAGGACCTGCTGCGGGAGCTCAAGGCGCGCGACGTGTCCTACACGTGCAGCCAGTCGGCGCACTAA
- a CDS encoding universal stress protein: MHGLGTIVVGIDFSPASAAALTQAIRIAAFGQASVRPVHVIETLVVIDVNAPLVPMVADATQELINSSQQRWAEFAARVPGAEKLKLEVEVNSSVAAISRRVGDAHAGLLVMGVEGVTKSKGAGPVASGAVQRAGTDVLLVQQGHSGPFTTVVVAVDFSPTSKRALEQAVRFATQDGAGLHIVHAYASPWGHKLNKPGEVPELEKALRAGMEQKLREFAAPLSHEMQYLKPVYTLVQHDTAAHGISAYARQVGADLVIMGKRGQTNLRDLLLGSTAERLLRTAPCSVLAVRPG; the protein is encoded by the coding sequence ATGCACGGCCTTGGAACCATCGTTGTGGGTATTGACTTCTCTCCCGCGAGCGCGGCGGCGCTGACCCAGGCGATCCGGATCGCGGCGTTCGGGCAGGCGAGCGTGCGGCCGGTGCACGTTATCGAAACCCTGGTGGTCATCGACGTGAACGCGCCGCTGGTGCCCATGGTGGCGGATGCCACGCAGGAGCTGATCAACTCGTCGCAGCAGCGGTGGGCGGAGTTCGCGGCCAGGGTGCCGGGGGCCGAGAAGCTGAAGCTGGAGGTGGAGGTCAACTCCAGCGTGGCGGCGATCTCGCGCCGGGTGGGTGACGCCCATGCGGGGCTGCTGGTGATGGGCGTGGAAGGGGTTACCAAGTCAAAGGGGGCGGGGCCGGTCGCGAGCGGGGCGGTGCAGCGGGCGGGGACGGACGTGCTGCTGGTGCAGCAGGGGCACAGCGGGCCGTTCACGACGGTGGTGGTGGCCGTGGACTTCTCGCCGACCTCGAAGCGGGCGCTGGAGCAGGCGGTGCGGTTCGCCACGCAGGACGGGGCGGGGCTGCACATCGTGCACGCGTACGCGAGCCCGTGGGGGCACAAGCTGAACAAGCCGGGCGAGGTGCCGGAACTCGAGAAGGCGCTGCGAGCGGGGATGGAGCAGAAGCTGCGGGAGTTCGCGGCTCCGCTGTCGCACGAGATGCAGTACCTCAAGCCCGTGTACACCCTGGTGCAGCACGACACGGCCGCGCACGGGATCTCGGCGTATGCCAGGCAGGTGGGGGCGGACCTGGTGATCATGGGTAAGCGCGGGCAGACCAACCTGCGTGACCTGCTGCTGGGGAGCACCGCCGAGCGGCTGCTGCGAACGGCGCCGTGCTCGGTCTTGGCGGTGAGGCCGGGGTGA
- a CDS encoding Maf family protein: MTGPSNNSTILLASRSPRRRQLLEEFGFGAHEATHPGFEDSVLKPATQNPAAWVASLAYLKAWAKANEPGAAPRVVIGADTACLMDGRLIGTPTTQQEAEAMIRGFMGREHEVLTGVAVVDCRADEPVRYIFTDTASVRLGRLSEDQIARYIASGAWQGKAGGYNYREALAAGWPLSHTGDMTTIMGLPMDRLAPLLTRLGVARAPMPQDVKVPA; encoded by the coding sequence GTGACGGGCCCGTCGAACAACTCCACGATTCTCCTGGCGTCGCGGTCGCCGCGCCGGCGGCAGCTGCTGGAGGAGTTCGGCTTCGGCGCCCACGAGGCGACGCACCCGGGGTTCGAGGACAGCGTGCTCAAGCCCGCGACACAGAACCCGGCGGCGTGGGTCGCCAGCCTGGCGTACCTGAAGGCCTGGGCGAAGGCCAACGAGCCGGGAGCGGCCCCGCGCGTCGTCATCGGCGCGGACACCGCGTGCCTGATGGACGGGCGGCTGATCGGCACACCAACGACGCAGCAGGAGGCGGAGGCCATGATCCGCGGCTTCATGGGGCGCGAGCACGAGGTGCTGACGGGGGTGGCGGTGGTGGACTGCCGAGCCGACGAGCCGGTGCGGTACATCTTCACCGACACGGCCAGCGTCCGGCTCGGGCGCCTCAGCGAGGACCAGATCGCCCGGTACATCGCGAGCGGGGCGTGGCAGGGCAAGGCGGGGGGCTACAACTACCGCGAGGCCCTCGCGGCCGGTTGGCCGCTTTCGCACACGGGCGACATGACGACGATCATGGGGCTGCCGATGGATCGGCTCGCGCCCCTGCTCACCAGGCTCGGTGTGGCGCGTGCGCCGATGCCGCAGGATGTAAAGGTTCCCGCGTGA